Proteins found in one Miscanthus floridulus cultivar M001 chromosome 4, ASM1932011v1, whole genome shotgun sequence genomic segment:
- the LOC136548856 gene encoding protein ALTERED PHOSPHATE STARVATION RESPONSE 1-like, with protein sequence MGCQAPLPDQPGLMSMWRGMYECHQVQTHIVQQLEYLNNARNTNPTSNVHRQAALQLEIELAIDRIPDKVASEGIKTLLTVIHAVVIQQAEEQKQKKKSESAFKEFEKKAEELRSLESKYGSYIGAEGYREMSRKSPVADKWAKVEALRSRADEEKSKYEKSIGVTRAMTLNNLQTGFPNVFQAMTGFRQLSAWRHLSRCTTSSEAQTGSST encoded by the exons ATGG GCTGTCAGGCACCATTACCTGATCAGCCTGG CTTGATGAGCATGTGGAGGGGTATGTACGAGTGTCATCAAGTTCAGACCCACATCGTGCAGCAGCTGGAGTACCTCAACAATGCTCGGAATACTAACCCAACTTCCAATGTCCACCGGCAAGCAGCTCTTCAGCTTGAGATAGAG CTAGCCATCGACCGAATCCCAGATAAGGTGGCCTCGGAAGGGATTAAGACTCTCCTAACAGTGATCCATGCTGTTGTCATTCAACAAGCTGAGGAacagaagcagaagaagaagtcAGAGTCTGCATTCAAAGAATTTGAGAAGAAGGCAGAGGAGCTGAGATCCCTAGAGTCAAAATATGGGTCATATATTGGTGCTGAAGGTTACAGAGAAATGTCACGAAAATCACCAGTAGCTGACAAGTGGGCAAAGGTTGAGGCTCTGAGGAGCCGCGCCGATGAGGAGAAGAGCAAGTATGAGAAGAGCATTGGGGTCACAAGAGCAATGACCTTGAATAACCTGCAGACTGGCTTCCCTAACGTTTTCCAGGCGATGACGGGCTTTCGCCAgctgtctgcatggaggcatttGAGTCGGTGTACAACTTCAAGCGAAGCTCAGACCGGATCCTCGACGTGA
- the LOC136550074 gene encoding LOW QUALITY PROTEIN: synaptotagmin-1-like (The sequence of the model RefSeq protein was modified relative to this genomic sequence to represent the inferred CDS: deleted 1 base in 1 codon): MGVISTVLGFSGFGFGFSAGIVIGYFLFIYVQPTDVKDVKVRPLVEYDSKSLEGILPEIPLWVKNPDYDRIDWLNRFLELMWPYLNKAICRTAQDIAKPIIAENTAKYKIDSVEFETLTLGSLPPTFQGMKVYVTEEQELIMEPSLKWAANPNITVVVKAYGLKATIQIVDLQVFASPRITLKPLVPTFPCFAKILVSLMEKPHVDFGLKLLGADVMAIPGLYRFVQETIKKQVASMYLWPKTLEVPIMDPSKASKRPVGILLVKVVRAQNLRKKDLMGKSDPYVKLKMSDDKLPSKKTTVKRSNLNPEWNEEFKFVVTDPENQALEVNVFDWEQVGKHERMGMNMIPLRELPPEETKVTTLNLLKTMDPNDVQNEKSRGELTLELTYKPFKEEDTEKEDTEGADVIEKAPDGTPAGGGLLYVIVHEAQDLEGKHHTNPYAKIIFKGEEKKTKVIKKNRDPRWEDEFEFVCEEPPVNDKLHVEVLSKAGKKGLIHGKETLGYIDISLADVISNKRINEKYHLIDSKNGQIQIELQWRTS, translated from the exons ATGGGTGTAATCAGCACAGTGcttggtttctctgggtttggcTTTGGGTTCTCGGCTGGCATTGTTATTGGTTACTTCCTCTTCATCTACGTCCAGCCAACTGATGTCAAG GATGTCAAGGTTCGCCCGCTTGTGGAATATGATTCAAAATCCTTGGAGGGCATCCTTCCCGAAATTCCTTTGTGGGTCAAGAATCCTGACTATGATAGA ATTGATTGGCTGAACAGGTTCTTGGAGTTGATGTGGCCTTATCTTAACAAG GCTATCTGCAGAACTGCACAGGATATCGCGAAGCCAATTATTGCTGAGAATACTGCAAAGTATAAGATAGACTCTGTTGAGTTTGAAACACTTACTTTGGGTAGCTTACCACCCACCTTCCAAG GGATGAAAGTCTATGTCACAGAGGAGCAAGAGCTGATAATGGAACCATCTCTTAAATGGGCTGCAAACCCAAATATTACTGTTGTTGTAAAAGCCTACGGTTTGAAAGCTACTATCCAG ATTGTGGATCTGCAAGTCTTTGCATCACCTCGTATTACTCTGAAGCCATTGGTGCCTACATTTCCCTGCTTTGCAAAAATCCTTGTGTCGCTCATGGAGAAG CCACATGTTGACTTTGGGCTAAAACTTCTTGGAGCAGATGTAATGGCTATTCCTGGTCTTTACAGATTTGTTCAG GAGACCATCAAGAAACAAGTAGCAAGCATGTATTTGTGGCCGAAGACGCTAGAAGTACCTATAATGGATCCCTCAAA GGCATCAAAAAGGCCTGTTGGTATTCTACTTGTGAAGGTTGTAAGAGCCCAAAATCTGCGGAAGAAGGATCTGATGGGTAAATCTGACCCATATGTGAAACTTAAGATGTCAGATGATAAACTTCCATCCAAGAAGACAACTGTAAAGCGCAGCAATCTCAATCCAGAGTGGAATGAAGAATTCAAATTTGTTGTGACAGATCCAGAAAATCAGGCTCTTGAAGTTAATGTCTTCGATTGGGAACAG GTTGGGAAACATGAAAGGATGGGAATGAACATGATCCCACTTAGAGAACTCCCACCAGAGGAGACTAAAGTTACTACCCTCAACTTGCTTAAGACCATGGACCCAAATGATGTACAAAATGAGAAGTCTCGTGGTGAGCTTACTCTAGAGCTCACATACAAGCCTTTCAAGGAAGAAGATACGGAGAAAGAAGATACAGAGGGTGCTGATGTGATAGAGAAAGCTCCAGATGGTACTCCAGCTGGTGGTGGCTTGCTTTATGTTATTGTTCATGAAGCCCAAGATCTTGAGGGGAAGCACCATACGAACCCATATGCAAAAATAATTTTCAAAGGCGAGGAGAAGAAAACAAAG GTCATCAAGAAGAATAGGGATCCAAGATGGGAGGATGAATTTGAGTTCGTGTGTGAGGAGCCTCCTGTAAATGATAAACTGCATGTTGAAGTCCTAAGTAAAGCAGGGAAGAAAGGGCTGATACATGGCAAG GAAACTTTGGGCTACATTGATATTAGCCTT GCAGACGTGATCAGCAACAAGCGGATTAATGAAAAGTACCATCTCATAGACTCAAAAAATGGTCAGATCCAAATCGAGTTGCAGTGGAGAACTTCCTAG